One genomic region from Bacillota bacterium encodes:
- a CDS encoding hydroxymethylglutaryl-CoA lyase, protein MALPESVEIYEVGPREGFQIEDEPVPTERKVAFVDALSEAGFRSIEVTSFVHPRWVPQMADAEEVMARIRRKPGVAYRGLFLNARGLERALAAGATVDGVLMLTASDTFSRRNTNRGIEETFAALPDWIRAYQAHGLAVDEVDVMAAFGCNFEGHVPLERVLGLIGRAERLLDEHGERLRRIKLADTMGWANPEQMRRTVAAIRERWPGVRLALHLHDTRGLGLANAYAALLEGVREFEAAVGGLGGCPFAAVKGAAGNLVTEDFAFLCEEMGVATGLDLERLVELSRLAEEVVGHPLPAHLPRGGLFREVRRGTWAALAGEP, encoded by the coding sequence GGAAGGTGGCCTTCGTCGACGCCCTGAGCGAGGCGGGCTTCCGGAGCATCGAGGTCACCTCCTTCGTCCATCCGCGCTGGGTGCCGCAGATGGCCGACGCCGAGGAGGTGATGGCGCGCATCCGCAGGAAGCCCGGCGTCGCCTACCGCGGCCTCTTCCTCAACGCGAGGGGGCTCGAGCGCGCCCTGGCGGCCGGCGCGACCGTCGACGGCGTCCTGATGCTGACCGCCAGCGACACCTTCTCCCGCCGGAACACCAACCGCGGCATCGAGGAGACTTTCGCGGCCCTCCCCGACTGGATCCGCGCCTACCAGGCGCACGGCCTCGCGGTCGACGAGGTGGACGTGATGGCCGCCTTCGGCTGCAACTTCGAGGGGCACGTGCCGCTGGAGCGGGTGCTGGGGCTGATCGGGCGGGCGGAGCGGCTGCTCGACGAGCACGGTGAGCGCCTCCGGCGCATCAAGCTGGCCGACACCATGGGCTGGGCCAACCCCGAGCAGATGCGGCGGACCGTCGCCGCGATCCGCGAGCGCTGGCCCGGCGTCCGCCTCGCCCTCCACCTCCACGACACGCGGGGGCTGGGGCTGGCCAACGCCTACGCGGCGCTCCTGGAGGGGGTGCGGGAGTTCGAGGCGGCCGTGGGCGGGCTCGGCGGCTGCCCCTTCGCCGCGGTGAAGGGCGCCGCCGGCAACTTGGTCACCGAGGACTTCGCCTTCCTCTGCGAGGAGATGGGCGTGGCCACGGGGCTCGACCTGGAGCGGCTCGTCGAGCTCTCCCGGCTGGCGGAGGAAGTGGTCGGCCACCCGCTCCCCGCCCACCTGCCGCGGGGCGGCCTCTTCCGCGAGGTGCGCCGGGGAACCTGGGCCGCCCTGGCGGGGGAGCCGTAG
- a CDS encoding enoyl-CoA hydratase/isomerase family protein, whose amino-acid sequence MNAFNTRMMLELEQLFREWGGEPELRVVLLTGAGGRAFCTGADLKERHGMSDDAWRAQHRLVERMFLEVRHFPLPVIAAVEGYALAGGLELALMADFILASESARFGLTELRRGILPGGGGLQNLPRAVGVRRAKELIYTGRMIDAREALAWGLVNRVVPAGRALEAALEVAGEIVRSAPIPVRLAKAAISRGAEVDFDTGYALDLAAYEAIVGTEDRREGVAAFNERREPRWRNR is encoded by the coding sequence ATGAACGCCTTCAACACCCGCATGATGCTCGAGCTGGAGCAGCTCTTCCGCGAGTGGGGCGGCGAGCCGGAGCTGCGGGTGGTGCTTCTGACGGGGGCGGGCGGACGCGCCTTCTGCACCGGCGCCGACCTGAAGGAGCGCCACGGCATGAGCGACGACGCCTGGCGCGCCCAGCACCGGCTGGTGGAGCGGATGTTCCTGGAGGTGCGCCACTTCCCGCTGCCGGTGATCGCGGCGGTGGAGGGGTACGCCTTGGCCGGCGGCCTGGAGCTGGCGCTGATGGCCGACTTCATCCTCGCCTCGGAGAGCGCCCGCTTCGGGTTGACCGAGCTCCGCCGCGGCATCCTGCCCGGCGGGGGCGGGCTGCAGAACCTGCCGCGCGCGGTGGGCGTCCGCCGCGCCAAGGAGCTGATCTACACCGGCCGCATGATCGACGCCCGGGAGGCGCTCGCCTGGGGTCTGGTCAACCGCGTCGTCCCCGCCGGCCGGGCGTTGGAGGCGGCGCTGGAGGTGGCCGGGGAGATCGTGCGGAGCGCGCCCATCCCCGTCCGCCTGGCCAAGGCCGCCATCAGCCGCGGCGCGGAGGTCGACTTCGACACGGGCTACGCCCTGGACCTGGCCGCCTACGAGGCCATCGTCGGCACCGAGGACCGCCGCGAAGGGGTGGCGGCCTTCAACGAGAGGAGGGAGCCGCGCTGGCGGAACCGCTGA